Proteins from a single region of Thiomicrorhabdus sp. Kp2:
- the orn gene encoding oligoribonuclease yields the protein MKSDKNLIWIDLEMTGLEPKEHKIIEIATLVTDSDLNVLAEGPVLAIQTEQAELDKMDEWCTTHHGNSGLTKRVQQSTVTMDEAQALTIEFLKKYVPIGKSPMCGNSICQDRRFMVEQMPVLEAFFHYRNLDVSTLKELARRWAPKVYQSHQKNGAHLALADILESIDELQHYRKFLFLPEYQN from the coding sequence ATGAAATCAGATAAAAATCTAATCTGGATAGATCTAGAAATGACAGGTTTGGAGCCTAAAGAGCATAAGATTATTGAAATTGCGACCTTGGTGACCGATAGCGATTTGAATGTATTGGCAGAAGGTCCCGTTTTAGCCATTCAGACTGAGCAGGCTGAATTGGATAAAATGGATGAATGGTGTACGACACACCACGGTAATTCAGGTTTAACGAAACGTGTTCAACAAAGTACGGTAACGATGGATGAGGCTCAAGCTTTGACGATTGAGTTTCTAAAAAAATATGTACCCATCGGTAAATCCCCGATGTGCGGTAATAGCATCTGTCAAGACCGTCGTTTTATGGTGGAGCAAATGCCAGTGTTGGAGGCGTTCTTTCACTATCGTAATTTAGACGTGAGTACCTTGAAAGAGCTGGCGAGACGATGGGCGCCAAAAGTGTATCAATCACATCAAAAAAATGGTGCTCACCTGGCTTTAGCGGATATTTTAGAGTCGATTGATGAATTACAACATTACCGAAAGTTTTTGTTTTTACCAGAGTATCAAAACTAG
- a CDS encoding acetolactate synthase 3 large subunit, with product MEMTGAQIFVNYLEDEGVEHIWGYPGGAVLPIYDALDTDAKKVNHILVRHEQAAVHAADGYARSTGKPGVVLVTSGPGATNAVTGIATAYMDSIPMVCITGQVPTALIGLDAFQEIDTVGITRPIVKHNFLVKDVNDLAITLKKAFYLATTGRPGPVVIDIPKDIQNAKSSYVYPQEVDMRSYLPVTKGHSGQIKKAVEMMLSAKRPILYTGGGVILGDASAELTELTHKLGFPITQTLMGLGAFPASDKQSVGMLGMHGTYEANLSMHHSDVIIAIGSRFDDRVTGNLEKFCPDAKIIHVDIDPASISKNVLVDIPIVGPVKQVLTEMNAILDKTELKSDADALADWWTQIEEWRATKCLRYDTMGSKIKPQAAVESVWRATKGDAFVASDVGQHQMYAAQYYPFDKPRRWLNSGGLGTMGFGLPAAMGAQMAHPDATVVCVTGEGSIQMNIQELSTCLQYGLPVKIICLNNGFLGMVRQWQEFFYERRYSMSYMESLPDFVKLAESYGHVGVRIEDPKTLDAQLDEVFSDKYKDRLVFVDILTDQQENVYPMIPAGAGLNEMILV from the coding sequence GTGGAAATGACTGGTGCCCAAATCTTCGTAAATTATCTAGAAGATGAGGGAGTAGAGCATATATGGGGTTATCCAGGTGGTGCAGTTTTGCCTATCTACGATGCCTTAGATACGGACGCTAAAAAAGTAAATCATATTTTGGTGCGTCACGAACAAGCTGCAGTGCATGCTGCAGATGGCTATGCACGCTCTACAGGCAAACCAGGAGTGGTACTTGTAACGTCTGGCCCTGGCGCAACCAATGCGGTAACAGGGATAGCAACAGCTTATATGGATTCAATTCCAATGGTATGTATTACTGGTCAGGTGCCTACGGCTCTGATTGGTTTAGATGCCTTTCAAGAAATTGATACTGTTGGTATTACAAGACCTATCGTAAAACACAACTTCTTAGTTAAGGATGTTAATGACCTTGCTATTACGCTCAAAAAAGCGTTTTACTTAGCAACAACTGGCCGACCTGGTCCAGTTGTGATTGACATTCCAAAAGATATCCAAAACGCCAAAAGCTCCTATGTGTATCCACAAGAAGTTGATATGCGCTCCTATTTGCCTGTAACAAAGGGTCATAGTGGACAAATTAAGAAAGCGGTTGAAATGATGCTTTCGGCTAAACGACCAATTTTATATACTGGTGGTGGTGTTATTTTAGGTGATGCTTCAGCAGAGCTAACAGAACTGACTCACAAGTTAGGTTTTCCTATTACCCAAACACTGATGGGCTTAGGTGCTTTCCCAGCATCTGATAAGCAGTCTGTTGGTATGTTGGGTATGCATGGTACTTATGAAGCAAACTTATCCATGCATCATAGTGATGTAATTATTGCGATTGGTTCACGTTTTGATGACCGTGTAACGGGAAATCTAGAGAAGTTCTGTCCTGATGCAAAAATCATTCATGTAGATATTGACCCAGCGTCTATCTCAAAAAACGTCTTGGTTGATATTCCAATTGTTGGGCCTGTTAAACAGGTTCTGACTGAAATGAATGCGATCTTAGATAAGACAGAATTGAAATCAGATGCCGATGCTTTAGCAGATTGGTGGACTCAAATTGAAGAGTGGCGTGCAACTAAGTGTTTACGTTATGACACTATGGGTTCAAAAATCAAACCTCAAGCGGCCGTTGAGTCAGTTTGGCGTGCAACAAAAGGGGATGCTTTTGTAGCCTCTGACGTTGGTCAGCACCAAATGTATGCGGCGCAATACTATCCGTTTGATAAACCGCGTCGTTGGTTAAACTCTGGTGGTTTAGGCACAATGGGCTTTGGATTACCCGCTGCAATGGGAGCGCAAATGGCACACCCAGACGCTACGGTAGTTTGTGTAACAGGCGAAGGTTCTATTCAAATGAATATTCAAGAGCTTTCAACCTGTTTACAGTACGGTTTACCTGTCAAAATCATCTGTTTAAATAATGGTTTCTTAGGCATGGTTCGTCAGTGGCAAGAGTTCTTTTATGAGCGTCGTTACTCGATGTCTTATATGGAATCGCTTCCTGATTTTGTTAAGTTGGCAGAGTCTTACGGTCACGTTGGTGTACGTATTGAAGATCCAAAAACATTGGATGCTCAATTAGACGAAGTTTTCTCTGATAAATATAAAGACCGTTTGGTTTTTGTAGACATCCTAACGGATCAACAAGAAAACGTTTACCCAATGATCCCTGCTGGTGCAGGCCTTAATGAAATGATTTTGGTATAG
- the ilvN gene encoding acetolactate synthase small subunit, whose translation MKHIISMLIENESGALSRVAGLFSARGYNIHALTVAPTEDDSLSRLTLVTSGTSAQVEQIVKHLNRLIDVVKVLDLTEGTHIERELMLIKLSATGEMREEYKRLADIFRGDIIDVTSTTYTVQMVGESKKLDAFIDAIDPVLILETIRSGTVGVMRGEKCLHI comes from the coding sequence ATGAAACATATTATTTCAATGTTAATAGAAAATGAATCAGGGGCACTTTCACGTGTTGCAGGATTGTTTTCAGCTCGTGGCTATAACATTCATGCCTTAACGGTAGCGCCTACTGAAGACGATTCTTTATCGCGTTTAACGCTTGTTACCAGTGGTACATCTGCTCAAGTTGAGCAGATTGTTAAACACCTTAATCGTCTAATTGACGTGGTTAAGGTTTTAGACTTAACAGAAGGTACACACATTGAGCGTGAACTGATGTTAATCAAACTATCCGCAACGGGTGAAATGCGTGAAGAGTATAAGCGTTTAGCGGATATTTTTAGAGGTGACATCATTGATGTTACTTCAACAACATACACGGTACAAATGGTTGGCGAGTCTAAAAAATTAGATGCGTTTATCGATGCGATTGACCCAGTATTGATTCTTGAAACGATTCGTTCTGGAACAGTTGGTGTCATGCGTGGAGAAAAGTGTTTACACATATAG
- the ilvC gene encoding ketol-acid reductoisomerase: MQVYYDKDCDLSIIQGKKVAIIGFGSQGHAHAANLQDSGVDVTVGLRAGSSSIAKAEGYGLKTADVATAVANADVVMILTPDEFQSVLYKEEIEPNIKQGAVLAFAHGFAIIYNQIVPRKDLDVIMIAPKAPGHTVRSEFVRGGGIPDLIAIEQDASGNAKEIALSYASGVGGGRTGIIETTFRDECETDLFGEQAVLCGGAVELVKAGFDTLVEAGYEPEMAYFECLHELKLIVDLMFEGGIADMNYSISNNAEYGEYVTGPQVINAESREAMRQALRNIQSGEYAKQFILEGQAGYPSMTAARRNNAEHGIEVVGKKLRGMMPWIASNKIVDQEKN; encoded by the coding sequence ATGCAAGTTTATTACGATAAAGACTGCGATCTTTCAATCATCCAAGGTAAGAAAGTTGCCATCATCGGTTTTGGTTCTCAAGGTCACGCTCACGCAGCTAACCTACAAGATTCTGGTGTTGATGTAACAGTTGGTCTTCGCGCTGGCTCTTCTTCAATTGCTAAAGCTGAAGGTTACGGCCTAAAAACTGCCGACGTAGCAACTGCAGTAGCTAACGCTGACGTCGTTATGATTCTTACTCCAGATGAGTTCCAGTCTGTTCTTTATAAAGAAGAGATTGAACCTAACATCAAGCAAGGTGCTGTTTTAGCATTTGCTCACGGTTTCGCAATTATCTATAACCAAATCGTTCCTCGTAAAGATTTAGACGTCATCATGATCGCTCCAAAAGCACCTGGTCATACTGTACGTTCTGAATTCGTTCGTGGTGGTGGTATTCCTGACCTTATCGCTATCGAACAAGATGCTTCTGGTAACGCAAAAGAGATTGCTCTATCTTACGCTTCTGGTGTTGGTGGTGGTCGTACTGGTATCATCGAAACAACTTTCCGTGACGAATGTGAAACTGACCTATTTGGTGAACAAGCGGTTCTTTGTGGTGGTGCTGTTGAACTTGTTAAAGCTGGTTTCGATACGCTTGTTGAAGCTGGATACGAGCCAGAAATGGCTTACTTCGAATGTCTACACGAGCTTAAGTTAATCGTAGACTTGATGTTCGAAGGTGGTATCGCAGATATGAACTACTCAATCTCAAACAACGCTGAGTATGGTGAGTATGTAACTGGTCCACAGGTTATTAATGCTGAATCTCGTGAAGCGATGCGTCAGGCGCTAAGAAACATCCAGTCTGGTGAATACGCTAAGCAGTTCATCCTTGAAGGTCAAGCGGGTTACCCATCAATGACGGCTGCACGTCGTAACAACGCCGAGCACGGTATTGAAGTAGTTGGTAAAAAACTGCGTGGTATGATGCCTTGGATTGCGTCGAATAAGATCGTAGACCAAGAAAAGAACTAA
- a CDS encoding NifB/NifX family molybdenum-iron cluster-binding protein, whose amino-acid sequence MKIAITSPNAKTISGHAGKCPGYLIYEIDSNQDIQKTHIKLTKEQVLKNLSGALSLNTEHPLYGIDTFITQSLGEGLKNRLAQDNIKVYTTENSDPETIIQSLIN is encoded by the coding sequence ATGAAAATTGCAATTACCAGCCCAAATGCCAAAACCATTAGCGGCCATGCTGGAAAATGTCCTGGATATTTAATTTATGAAATTGATAGCAATCAAGACATTCAAAAAACACATATTAAATTAACCAAAGAACAGGTTCTCAAAAACCTCTCAGGCGCTCTCTCACTTAACACAGAGCATCCTCTCTACGGAATAGATACCTTTATCACCCAAAGCCTTGGGGAGGGTCTAAAAAACCGCCTAGCCCAAGATAACATTAAAGTTTATACCACCGAAAACAGTGACCCTGAAACGATTATTCAATCACTAATCAACTGA
- a CDS encoding thioesterase family protein yields the protein MTQLKQTLFTTSMEARDHECDIQGVVNNAHYQHYFEHARHQFLLKNGIDFAELAKQNINLMVSHIEINYKSSLKAHDRFYISVQAIQVSKLKVRFEQKLYLEKTQQLMAIANTTVVPVGAFSKPLKNSPLHTLFS from the coding sequence ATGACTCAACTCAAACAAACACTGTTTACAACGAGTATGGAAGCCAGAGACCATGAATGTGACATTCAAGGTGTGGTCAATAATGCCCATTATCAACATTATTTTGAACACGCACGTCATCAGTTCCTACTTAAAAACGGCATAGACTTTGCCGAACTGGCTAAACAAAATATCAACTTAATGGTAAGCCATATCGAGATTAACTATAAATCATCATTAAAGGCGCATGATCGGTTTTATATTTCAGTTCAAGCCATTCAAGTATCCAAACTAAAGGTTCGTTTTGAACAAAAACTCTATTTAGAAAAGACTCAGCAACTAATGGCCATTGCCAATACAACCGTTGTACCCGTTGGAGCCTTTTCTAAACCGCTTAAAAACAGCCCTTTGCACACTTTATTCAGTTAG